The Cellulosimicrobium cellulans genome contains the following window.
TGGACCTCGCCGACGGGTCGACGCTCGCCGTCATGGGGATCCAGCGGGCCGACGGCGCGCGCGGTGACGCGGAGGCACGTCGCCTGGCGGCGCTGGTCCAGGCCCACGGCGAGGCGCACGAGGGACCGCGCACCTGAGGCGCGACGACGCGGGCGGAACGCGAACGGCCCCCGATCCAGCGGATCGGGGGCCGTTCGTCTGCGCGCGTCGCCGGGCGGCGACGGCGGGTGCGTCAGTACGCCGTGCGGTGGCGGGGCTTGCGCTCGCCCCGGTCGTCGGCCCGGTCGGTGCGGTCGCGGCGCTCGTCGCGTCGACCGGTCGGGCCGTGGCCGCCGCGCGGGCCGCGCGAGGCGGGCGCGCCCTCGTCCAGGCGGATGCGCAGCGCCTTGCCGGCCACCCGGGCACGGGAGATGCGGTCCATGGTCTCCGCGTCGAGCGGCGCGGTGATGTCGACGAGCGAGAACGACGGGAAGATGTCGATCTTGCCGACGTCCGACCCGGCGAGGCCGGCCTCGTTCGTCAGCGCGCCGACGATGCCGCCGGGCATCACGCCGTCCTTGTGGCCGACGGACAGGCGGTAGCGGGTCCCGACGGCGTCACGACGGATGCCGCGCGTGCCGTCGCCCTCGCGGCGGCCCGACGCGCGCTCGCCGCGCGGACGCTCGCCGGTGCGCTCGGTGCGGCGCGCCTTCGCCTGCTCGCGCGCGGCGGCACGCTCGGCCTCGAACCGCTCCTGCTCCTCGCGGGCGCGGGGGCCGTCGTCGCCGACCGCGAGCGCCACCATCGCCGCGGCGAGGTCGACGGGGTCGACGTCGTGCTCGGCGACGAACGTGCGGACCAGGTCCGCGTACAGGGACAGGCGGCCGGCCTCGCGGCGCGCGGGGACCTGGTCGAGGAGCTTGCGCGCGCGGTGCGCGGAGACGTCCGCGGGGGAGGGGATCTCGATCTCCTCGAGCGGGGTGCGGGTCGTGCGCTCGATCGCGCGCAGGCGGCCGCGCTCGTGCGGGGTGACGAAGCTCAGCGCCTCACCGGTGCGCCCGGCGCGACCGGTGCGCCCGATGCGGTGCACGTACGCCTCGGGCTCGCCGGGCAGGTCGAAGTTCACGACGAGGCCGATGCGGTCCACGTCGAGGCCGCGCGCGGCGACGTCGGTCGCGACCAGGACGTCGAGCGCGCCGGAGCGCAGGCGCTCGACGATCTTCTCGCGGTCCTTCTGCGCGACGTCGCCCGAGATGGTGGCGGCGGAGATGCCGCGCTCGACGAGCGCGGACCCGACCTCCTCGGCCGCGCCGCGGGTGCGGGTGAACACGATCGCGGCGTCCGCGTCGGACACCGCGAGGACGCGGGCCAGCGACCCGGTCTTGTGCCGGAACGGGACGACGGCGTACGTCTGGCGCACGCTCGTCACCGTGGAGGACTGGCGGGCGACGGCGATCTCGACCGGGTCGGTGAGGTGCTCGTTCGCGACGCGGCGGATCGGGGCGGGCATCGTCGCGGAGAAGAGGGCGACCTGACGCTCGCGCGGGGCGCGGGAGAAGATCGTGTCGACGTCCTCCGCGAAGCCCATGCGGAGCATCTCGTCGGCCTCGTCGAGGACGAGGAAGCGCACGTCGTCGAGCACGAGGGTGCCGCGCTCGATGTGGTCGATGACGCGCCCGGGCGTGCCGACGACGACCTGCGCGCCGGCCGCGAGCGCCCGCTGCTGGGGCTGGTACGGCGAGCCGCCGTAGACGGCGACGACGTCGACCTTGGGCAGGTGGGTCGCGAACGACTCGACGGCGTCGGCGACCTGCATCGCGAGCTCGCGCGTCGGGGTCAGGACGACGGCCTGCACGCGGCGCAGGGACGGGTCGATCGCGGCGAGGAGGGGGAGCCCGAACGCGGCGGTCTTGCCGGTGCCGGTCTGCGCGACGCCGGTGATGTCGCGGCCCGCGAGGAGCGCCGGGATGGCCTCGGCCTGGATCGCGGACGGGGTGACGAAGCCGAGGTCGGCGACGGCGCGCTCCAGGGGAGCGGGCAGACCGAGGTCGGCGAAGACGGGACCGGTCGGAGCGGTCGGCTCCGGGCGGGTCTGGTCCGTGCGCTCGGTGGCGGCGTCGGCGGACTGGTCGAGGGCGTGCGAGGGCGCGAGGACGTCAGCAGTCATGAAAGGGTGAGGACCGTTCGTTTCGGGGTGTGGAGTGGCGTGCGGTCACCAGGACGGTTCTCGCAGGTCGCACTCCCGAACACACCAGGCCGGCCACCAGGACGATCAGGGACGATCGAGGGGGGGACGGCCGCTCTCACGGACACACGCGGGACGAGCGACGAACTCCAGAGGTGTGGCCATCCTACCGGAGGTCGCGCTCGGGCAGGCGGGGCGCACCCGGTGACGTCCCTCACCCGGGGCCCGGCGCCGACGTCGGCCAGGACGGACGAAGCGGGTGATTTCCCCCGTCACGGGCGCCGCGCCGCGAAATGAGGGCCCGGGTTCGGAGGCCCGGTACGTAGGATGGTCCGCGCGCGGCAGGTCGCCGCGACGGCGCGACGTGAGCACGGGGCGGTGGGTGTGTCAGCAGGGCAGCAGGTCAGCTCCCGCGTCCTGACCGTCCCGAACGTCATCAGCCTCCTGCGGCTGCTCCTCGTGCCCGTGTTCGCGGTCCTCATCGTGCGCGGCGACGACGTCTGGGCGCTGGTCGTGCTCGCGGTGTCGGGGGCGTCGGACTGGCTCGACGGTGTCCTCGCGCGACGCCTGGACCAGGTGAGCCGCCTCGGGCAGATGCTCGACCCGGCCGCGGACCGGCTCTTCATCCTCGTCACCCTCCTGGGTCTGGCGTGGCGCGACGTGGTGCCCGTGTGGCTCGTCGTGGTCATCGTGGGGCGGGACGTGCTCCTCGTCGGGCTGCTGCCGCTGCTGGCGCGCCACGGGTACGGGCCTCTGCCGGTGAGCTTCGCGGGCAAGGCCGGGACGTTCGCGCTGCTGTACGCGTTCCCGCTCCTGCTGCTGGCCGAGATGCCGGGATGGCTGGGCGACGTCGCCGCGGTCACGGGCTGGGCGTTCACCTGGTGGGGCGTCGGCCTGTACTGGCTCGCGGGCGCCCAGTACGTGCTGCAGACGCGCGCGCTCGTCGTGCGCGACCGGGCCGGCGGCGGAGAGACCGACGAGACCGGCACGACGACTCAGGAGGCGCCGTGAGCGAGAACCGTCCGGACCCGGGCGGCGCCGCACGCCGCGCCCCCGTCGACGCGTCGATGACGCTCCTCAACGAGGTCATGCACCGCCCGCTCGACCCGGGGTACGCGGACGCCGCGGCGCGCCGCGCCGCCGGGCAGTCCCCGCACCGCGGCCGCACGGGCACCGTGACCCTCGTCGCCCTGGCGGTCGTCCTCGGTGTCGTGACCACGGCGGCCGCCGTCGAGCTGCGCGCCCCGCAGCCGGGCGTCATCGCGGCGCGCGAGACCCTGGAGCAGGAGATCCTCGACCGGCAGGGCGCCGCCGAGGAGCTCACGGCCCGCGGCGCGGAGCTGTCCGGGGAGATCGAGCAGCTGCAGGGCGCGGCGCTCAGCGGCGCGAGCGCGGACGTGCTGCAGGGCCTCCAGGAGGAGGGCGCGCTCACCGGTACGCAGGCGGTCGAGGGGCAGGGGGTCGTCGTCACGCTCGACGACACCAGCGGTGGCCTGTCGTCCGACACCGTGGACGCGAACTCGCTCGTGCACGACTCCGACCTGCAGCGCGTCGTCAACGCGCTCTGGGCCGGCGGCGCGGAGGCGGTCGCGATCAACGGTCAGCGCCTCACCGGGCTGTCGGCGATCCGCTCCGCCGGGGACGCGGTGCTCGTCGACCTGCAGCCCCTCGTCGGCCCCTACCGGGTCGAGGCGATCGGCGACCCGGACACCCTGCGCACCTCGCTCCTGCGCTCCGGCACGTCGGACTACCTGCAGATCCTGGGAACCCAGTACGGCATCCGGTCGAGCGTGACGACGCAGAGCCGCCTCGACCTGCCAGGCCGCTCCGCGCCCACGCTGTTCTTCGCGAAGGGCCCGGCGGCGCCCGTAGACTCCGACACGCCCGCCGGGAGCACCGACGGCACGACGGACGGCACGACCGACGGGTCCGGGACGGGCCCGGACGCGCACGAGACAGGGCAGGAGATCGTCGAATGATCGCAGTCGTCGGACTGGTGGTGGGCATCGTCGCGGGCCTCGTCCTGCAACCCACCGTGCCCGTGTCGCTGCAGCCCTACCTGCCCATCGCCGTCGTGGCCGCGCTCGACGCCCTGTTCGGGGGCCTGCGCGCCCGGCTCGACGGGCTGTTCGACGACAAGGTCTTCCTCGTCTCGTTCCTGTCGAACGTCGTCGTCGCCGCCCTCATCGTCTTCCTCGGCGACCAGCTCGGTGTCGGGAGCCAGCTCTCCACGGCCGTCGTCGTCGTCCTCGGCATCCGCATCTTCTCCAACGCCGCCGCGATCCGGCGCCACATCTTCAAGGCGTGAGCGTGACCCGCGACCCCCAGGACCCCCGCGACGCGGCCGCCACCGACGTGACGCCGGACGCCGCTCCGGACGCCGTGCGCGAGCGCGCCGAGCAGACCTCCCACGGGACCGCCGCCGACGTCGTGGCCGCCCAGCCCGACCCGGTGGGCACGGACCAGGACCTGGTCGAGGCGGACACCGCGCCCGACCCCGAGCGTCAGCCCGAGGGCCAGGAGGAGCCCGCCGCCGCGCGCGCGACCACCGGCGAGGCGGTCGACGACGCTGCCGACGCGACCGGCGCCGAGGCCGGCGACCCGACGGACGCTCCCGCGCGCGAGCCCGACGTCGCCCCCGAGACGGACCGCGAGGTCGACCAGGAAGGCGCCGTCGACGACGGCTCCTCCGGCGACCAGGAGCGCGACGTGCCCCCCGCGCCGGGCGCGGATCCCGAGGACGACCCGGCGGGCGCCGCACCGCCGGAGAGCGCCGACGGGAACACGGAGGCGCCGGACCACGCCCCGGACGACGCCGTCGCCCCGGACGACGACCCGCACCCCGACACGCCGCAGCCCGACACGCCGCGCGACGACACGACCACCGAGGGCACGACCGGCACCGAGGGCTCGACGCCGGAGGAGCCGCCCGCGACGACGGGGACGATCGGCGCCGTGGGCCGCCACGGCTCCCCGACGCGGCCGGAGCCGCGCGGGCTGCGGGGGCTCGGGCGCGCGCTGCGCCCGCGCGCGTCCCGGTCCCAGATCGTCGTCGGGGTCCTGTGCGCTCTGCTCGGCTTCGCGCTCGTCGTCCAGGTGAGCCAGACGCAGGAGGACCAGCTCTCGTCCCTGCGCCAGAGCGACCTCGTGCGCCTCCTCGACGACGTGACCCAGCGCTCCGGCGAGCTCGAGGACCAGGTCTCCTCGCTCGAGTCGACGCGGGACGAGCTGCAGTCGGGGTCCGGGCGCGAGCGTGCCGCCCTCGAGCTCGCCGAGCAGCAGGCGGAGACCCTCGGAATCCTGTCCGGCCGGCTCCCCGCCGAGGGGCCGGGCGTCGAGATCGAGGTCGTCGAGGGCGCGGAGCCGCTCGACGCGTTCGCGCTCTTCAACGTGCTCGAGGAGCTGCGCAACGCGGGCGCGGAGGCGATGGAGGTCAACGGGGTCCGCCTCGTGGCGAGCAGCTACTTCGAGGACTCGGCCGAGGGCGTCGTGGTCGACGGGCAGACGATCTCCTCGCCGTACCGGTGGAACGTGATCGGCGACCCGTCCACGCTCGAGACGGCTCTCGAGATCCCCGGCGGCGCCATGGCGTCGCTGCGGGCGGACGGGGCGCGCACGACGATCACCCAGCAGGACCGGGTCGAGGTCGCCGCGACCGTCGAGCCCGGCGCGCCGCAGTACGCGACCCCGGTCCCCGCCGACGAGTGACCGCGGCTTCCCGCATCCCCGCAGGCCGGGGTAGGTTGGGACGACCGTGGGTCGCGCGCACCGCGTGACCTGCGGGTGTAGTAGTTTTCGAGCACTGATTCCGCACGTGGGGCCACGGCCCTGCGGTGCGGTGTTCCGAGGTCGAGCACGACGTGCGTGAGCCCCGAGGAGGCGAGATGAGTGTCCCAGGCGGTCCTGAGGTGCCGAACCGGGCGGGTAGCGACACGACGGTCAGCTTCGGCCGGATCGAGGCCCCGATCGAGGAGGGCGTGCAGCCGGGCGGCCTGAGCCCCGAGGAGCACGCCGCGGTCGCGGCCCTGCCGCGCCACTCCGCCCTGCTCATCATGCAGCGCGGTCCCGGGCAGGGGTCCCGCTTCCTCCTCGACGCCGAGCGCACCGTCGCCGGCCGCTCGGAGCGCGCGGACATCTTCCTCGACGACGTCACCGTGTCGCGCAAGCACGCCGAGTTCGTGCGCGAGGGCGAGCACTTCCTCGTGCGCGACGTCGGGTCGCTCAACGGGACGTACGTGAACCGCAGCCGCATCGACGCCGTCGCGCTCGCGACGGGCGACGAGGTGCAGATCGGCAAGTACCGGCTCACGTTCCACGCCAGCCCGCACGCGGGGGCACCGGCGGGCGGCACGGCTCCCCGGTCGTGAACGCCTCGACGGGCGCCGCGCACGCCACGGCTCCGGAGCCCGCCGACGGCGCGGAGCAGTGGCCCCAGGGCATCTCTCGCCGCGCGACCATGCGCATCTCCGACGTGCTGCGCGCGCTGCGGGCCGAGTTCCCGAACGTCAGCCACTCCAAGCTGCGCTTCCTCGAGGAGCAGGGGCTCATCGAGCCCGTGCGCACCGCGTCGGGCTATCGCCAGTACAGCCCCGCGGACGTCGAGCGGCTGCGGTTCGTGCTCGTCGAGCAGCGCGACCGGTACCTGCCGCTCAAGGTCATCAAGGAGCGCCTCGCCGCGCTCGACGCGGGCACCGACGTCGAGGTCCTCGCGCCGCGCCTGGCGACGTCCGACGGCGAACCGGGCTCGGCGGCCGTCCGCCAGCGCTACACGGTTGACGCGCTCGTGTCCGCGGCAGGGGTCGAGCGAGACCTCGTCGAGGGACTCATCCAGGCCGGCGTGCTGCGCCAGGCGCCGGGAGGCCAGCTCGACGCGCGCTCGCTCGACGTGGTCGTGCTCGCCGCGGGGCTCGCGGAGTACGGCATCGAGCCGCGCCACCTGCGCTCCCTGCGTACCGCCGCCGACCGGCACGTGAGCCTCGTGCACCAGGTCGTCTCGCCGTGGCGGGGGCAGCAGAGCGCGTCCGCCCGCGCCCACGCGGGCACCGTGGCCTCGGAGGTCGGCGAGCTGTGCGCGCAGCTGCACACCGTGTTCGTGCGCCAGGGGATCGACGACCTCACCCGCTGACCCACCGGTCGGTCCGCCACCTCGCGGGCGCCCGCGCAGGGGCCGCCCCACCCCCTGCCGGATGCCGGGCGGAGACGTACCGTGGAGGGGTGAGCGACGACGTCCCGATGGTCCCGGTCGAGGTGCTCGGGGTCCGTCAGCAGCAGCGCGACCAGGAGATCGTGGTGCTGCTGCTCGACGACGCGTCCGAGCTGGTGGTGCCGATCGTCATCGGACCGCGGGAGGCGAGCGCGATCGCGATGGCGCAGGCGGGGCTGCCGACGCCACGGCCCATGACCCACGACCTGCTGCGGGACCTGCTCGACGCGGTCGGGGTGCGCCTGGAGCGGGCGGAGATCGTCGCGCTCGACGGCGGCATCTTCTTCGCCGAGCTCGTCCTGAGCAACGGGGTGCGGCTCGACTCGCGCGCGTCGGACGCGATCGCGGTCGCGGTGCGCACCGGCAGCCCGGTGCTGTGCTCGGCGGAGGTCGTCGCGACGGCGGGTGTCGAGGTCGTCGACGTCGCGCAGCAGGAGGAGGTCGAGAAGTTCCGCGACTTCCTGGACCACGTCCAGCCGGAGGACTTCTCCGTGGACGAGTAGGTGGGCGGGTCAGCACCGCCCGGACCGACCGTCGAGCGAAGGTCGAGACGTGCGGGCACAACGGACAACACGGACGTTCGACCTCAGGTCGAGGGTTGGGCGGTCTGCTCGTCGGACGCGCGGGCGCGACACGCCCGCGCGCTCGGGCCGTCGGTCGTTGACGACCCCCGACGGCGCCCATAGCGTGGTCGTGGACATCACCCCAGGAGGCGACAGTGAACAGCAGCGGTGAGGCGAGCGTCGGTGCCGGCGCGACGGTTCCGCACGGCGCGCAGGGCCTCCTCTTCGGGGAGGACATCACCGAGCAGGACACGACGACCGGCTACCGCGGCCCGACCGCGTGCCGTGCCGCGGGCATCACGTACCGCCAGCTCGACTACTGGGCCCGCACCGGCCTGGTCGAGCCCACCGTGCGCCCCGCGTCGGGCTCGGGCTCGCACCGCCTGTACAGCTTCCGCGACATCCTCGTCCTCAAGGTCGTCAAGCGACTCCTGGACACCGGGGTCTCGCTGCAGCAGATCCGCACGGCCGTCGAGCACCTGCGCGAGCGGGGCGTCGACGACCTCGCGCAGATCACCCTCATGAGCGACGGCGCGAGCGTCTACGAGTGCACGTCGCCCGACGAGGTCGTGGACCTCGTCCAGGGCGGTCAGGGCGTGTTCGGCATCGCGGTCGGGCGCGTGTGGCGCGAGGTCGAGGGCACGCTCGCGGAGCTGCCGACCGAGTCGCTCGAGGACGAGGGCGACGCGGCGGTGAGCCCGCAGGACGAGCTCGCGCAGCGCCGTCGCGCCCGCTCCGCCGGCTGAGGTCCGCGAGCGCCGCCCCTCCGACGAGGTGGGCCGCTCCCCACGACGCACGTGCGAAGGCTCGCCGTCGCGCATGCCTGTGGAGCACGTCACAGCCGGTGCGACGGCCTGCCCCGTGAGGCCGTGGGAGGATCGCCCGGTACGCGGCGCGTCACGCTCTCCCCGGCGGCGTCGCACGGTCGACGGATGGAGTGCCGGTGTTCTCGAAGGTCCTGGTCGCCAACCGCGCGGAGATCGCCGTCAGGGCGTTCCGTGCCGCCTACGAGCTGGGGGCCCGCACCGTCGCGGTGTTCCCGCAGGAGGACCGCAACTCCGAGCACCGGCTCAAGGCCGACGAGGCGTACCTCATCGGGGAGCCGGGCCACCCGGTCCGGGCGTACCTCGACATCGAGGAGATCGTGCGCGTGGCGCGCGAGGCGGGCGCGGACGCGGTCTACCCGGGCTACGGGTTCCTCTCGGAGAACCCGGACCTGGCGCGCGCGTGCGCGGACGCCGGGCTGACGTTCGTCGGGCCGCCGCCGGAGGTGCTCGAGCTCGCCGGCAACAAGGTGCGGGCGCTCAAGGCCGCCCGTGAGGCGGGTCTGCCGGTGCTCGCGTCGAGCGAGCCGTCGTCGGACGTCGACGAGCTCGTCGCGGCTGCGGACGCGATCGGGTTCCCCGTCTTCGTCAAGGCTGTCGCCGGGGGTGGCGGGCGCGGCATGCGCCGCGTCGACGCGCGCGAGGACCTGCCCGAGTCGCTGGCCGCCGCGATGCGCGAGGCCGACGGCGCGTTCGGCGACCCGACGGTCTTCCTCGAGCAGGCGGTGCTGCGCCCGCGCCACATCGAGGTGCAGATCCTCGCCGACGGCGCGGGGAACGTCGTGCACCTGTACGAGCGGGACTGCTCGCTGCAGCGCCGCCACCAGAAGGTCGTCGAGATCGCGCCGGCGCCCAACCTCGACCCGGCGATCCGGGACGCGCTGTGCGCGGACGCGGTGAAGTTCGCCCGCCACATCGGGTACCAGAACGCGGGCACGGTCGAGTTCCTCGTGGACACCGTGGGTGAGCGGGCCGGGCAGCACGTGTTCATCGAGATGAACCCGCGCATCCAGGTCGAGCACACCGTGACCGAGGAGGTCACCGACGTCGACCTCGTGTCGGCGCAGATGCGCATCGCGTCGGGCGAGACCCTGGAGGACCTCGGGATCCGGCAGGAGGACGTGCGCGTCAACGGCGCCGCCCTGCAGACCCGCATCACGACCGAGGACCCCGCGAACGGGTTCCGTCCCGACACGGGCCGCATCATCGCGTATCGCTCCCCGGGCGGGGCGGGCGTGCGGCTCGACGGCGCGACGGCGACGGCCGGGTCCGTCGTCTCGGGCCACTTCGACTCGATGCTCGTCAAGCTCACGTGCCGCGGCCGCGACTTCCCGACGGCGGTGCGCCGCGCCCGGCGCGCGCTCGCCGAGTTCCGCATCCGCGGCATCCGGACCAACATCCCGTTCCTGCAGGCCGTGCTCGCCGACCCGGAATTCGTCGCCGGGAACGTCGCGACGTCGTTCATCGACGAGCGGCCCGAGCTGCTGGCCGCGCGCGAGAGCGCCGACCGCGGCACGCGCCTGCTCGCGTTCGTGGGAGACACGACGGTCAACCGGCCGCTGGGCGAGCCGCGGCGCACCACCGACCCCGCGACGAAGCTGCCCGCGCTGGACCTGTCGGTCGCGCCGCCGCCCGGCACGCGCCAGCAGCTCCTCGAGCTCGGCCCCGAGGGCTTCGCGCGTGCCCTGCGCGGCGAGCAGCGCCTGCGCGTCACCGACACCACGTTCCGCGACGCCCACCAGTCGCTGCTCGCGACACGCGTGCGCACGCACGACCTGGCCGCCGTCGCGCCGTACGTCGCGCGGGCCACCCCGCAGCTGTGGTCGGTCGAGGCGTGGGGCGGGGCGACGTACGACGTCGCGCTGCGCTTCCTCGGCGAGGACCCGTGGGAGCGGCTCGCGACGCTGCGCGAGGCGATGCCGAACCTCGCGATCCAGATGCTGCTGCGCGGCCGCAACACGGTCGGGTACACGCCGTACCCGACGCGCGTCACCGAGGCGTTCGTCGAGGAGGCCGCGACCACGGGCATCGACGTGTTCCGCATCTTCGACGCGCTCAACGACGTCGACCAGATGCGTCCGGCGATCGAGGCCGTGCGGGCCACCGGCACGACGGTCGCGGAGGTCGCGCTGTGCTACACGGGCAACCTCCTGGACCCGGCCGAGGACCTGTACACGCTCGACTACTACCTGCGCCTCGCGGACCGCATCGTCGACGCCGGTGCGCACGTGCTCGCCATCAAGGACATGGCCGGTCTGCTGCGGCCCGCGGCGGCGACGCGCCTCGTGACCGCGCTGCGCGAGCGCTTCGACCTGCCCGTGCACCTGCACACGCACGACACCTCCGGCGGCCAGATGGCGACGCTGCTCGCCGCCGCGGCGGCGGGCGTGGACGCGGTCGACGCCGCGAGCGCCGCCATGGCCGGGACGACGAGCCAGCCGCCGCTGTCCGCGCTCGTCGCGGGCCTGGAGCACACGGAGCGCGACACGGGCCTGTCGCTGGCCGCGGTCGCGGACCTGGAGCCGTACTGGGAGGCGGTGCGCCGCGTCTACGCGCCGTTCGAGTCGGGGCTGCCGGGGCCGACGGGGCGGGTGTACGAGCACGAGATCCCGGGCGGGCAGCTTTCGAACCTGCGCCAGCAGGCGATCGCGCTGGGCCTGGGGGACAAGTTCGAGCAGATCGAGGCGATGTACGCGGCGGCGGACCGCATCCTGGGGCGCCTGGTGAAGGTGACGCCGTCGTCGAAGGTCGTGGGCGACCTCGCGCTGCACCTCGTGGCGGCGGGCGCGGACCCGACGGAGTTCGCGGCCGACCCGCAGGCGTTCGACATCCCGGACTCGGTGATCGGGTTCCTCGGGGGCGAGCTCGGCGACCCGCCCGGGGGCTGGCCGGAGCCGTTCCGCTCGCGCGCGCTCGCCGGTCGCGCGGCGCGCGGCGGCGTGACGCCCCTGTCGCCGGAGGACGAGGCCGAGCTCGCACAGGCGGGGGACGTGCGGCGCCGGCGGCTGAACCACCTGCTGTTCGGGGGGCCGACCAAGGAGTTCGAGCAGGTGCGCCAGGCGTACGGGGACGTCTCCGTGCTCGACACCCCGACGTACCTGTACGGGCTCGAGCCCGGTCAGGAGGTCGCGGTCGCGCTCGGCAAGGGCGTGCGCCTGCTCGTGGGGCTCGAGGCGATCGGCACGCCCGACGAGCGGGGCATGCGCACGGTGATGTTCACCCTCAACGGTCAGCTGCGCCCGATCCAGGTGCGCGACCGGGCGGTCGACGTCGACGCGCGGGCGGCCGAGAAGGCCGACCCCACGCAGCCGGGTCAGGTCGCGGCGCCGTTCGCGGGCGCGGTGACGCCGGTCGTCGTCGCGGGGGACGTCGTCGAGGCAGGGCAGACGGTCGCCACGGTCGAGGCCATGAAGATGGAGGCCGCGATCACGACGCCGGTCGCGGGCACCGTCCAGCGCGTCGCGATCGGTGCCGTGCAGCAGCTCGAGGGCGGCGACCTGGTCCTCGTCGTGGGCTGAGCGGTGGGCACCCGCGTGGTCGGGGTGGCAGCCTGAGGCGACGGCCGTCGCGCCGGGCAGGGCGAGCAGAGGAGCAACCATGCGAGTCACGTTCCACGGCCACGCGTGCGTCACGGTGCGCCACGGCGGTCAGGTCGTCGTGATCGACCCGGGCACGTTCAGCGACGCGGCGGGCGCGCTGCGCGACGCCGACACCGTGCTGGTCACCCACCAGCACCCGGACCACGTCGACGCCGTGGCGCTCGGTGCCGCCCTCACGGCCCGGCCCGGGCTCTCGGTCTGGGCGCCGGAGGCGGTGACCGCCGCCCTGCGGCCCTCGCTGCCGGAGGGAACCTCCGCACGCGTGCACGTCGTCGCGCCGGGTGACGGTCTGGACCTCGGCGGGCTGGAGGTCGTCGTGGGTGGCGGGCAGCACGCGGTGATCCACCGTGACGTCCCCCGGATCGCCAACGTGACCTACCTCGTGCGCGGGGACGGCGCGACGCTCCTGCACCCGGGCGACTCGTTCGACGCGCCGGACGGCGAGACGCTCGGGGGGAGGCGGCTCGACGTGCTCCTCGCGCCGGTGGCCGCCCCCTGGCTCAAGCTCGCCGAGACGATCGACTTCGTGC
Protein-coding sequences here:
- a CDS encoding DEAD/DEAH box helicase, with translation MTADVLAPSHALDQSADAATERTDQTRPEPTAPTGPVFADLGLPAPLERAVADLGFVTPSAIQAEAIPALLAGRDITGVAQTGTGKTAAFGLPLLAAIDPSLRRVQAVVLTPTRELAMQVADAVESFATHLPKVDVVAVYGGSPYQPQQRALAAGAQVVVGTPGRVIDHIERGTLVLDDVRFLVLDEADEMLRMGFAEDVDTIFSRAPRERQVALFSATMPAPIRRVANEHLTDPVEIAVARQSSTVTSVRQTYAVVPFRHKTGSLARVLAVSDADAAIVFTRTRGAAEEVGSALVERGISAATISGDVAQKDREKIVERLRSGALDVLVATDVAARGLDVDRIGLVVNFDLPGEPEAYVHRIGRTGRAGRTGEALSFVTPHERGRLRAIERTTRTPLEEIEIPSPADVSAHRARKLLDQVPARREAGRLSLYADLVRTFVAEHDVDPVDLAAAMVALAVGDDGPRAREEQERFEAERAAAREQAKARRTERTGERPRGERASGRREGDGTRGIRRDAVGTRYRLSVGHKDGVMPGGIVGALTNEAGLAGSDVGKIDIFPSFSLVDITAPLDAETMDRISRARVAGKALRIRLDEGAPASRGPRGGHGPTGRRDERRDRTDRADDRGERKPRHRTAY
- a CDS encoding CDP-alcohol phosphatidyltransferase family protein — translated: MSAGQQVSSRVLTVPNVISLLRLLLVPVFAVLIVRGDDVWALVVLAVSGASDWLDGVLARRLDQVSRLGQMLDPAADRLFILVTLLGLAWRDVVPVWLVVVIVGRDVLLVGLLPLLARHGYGPLPVSFAGKAGTFALLYAFPLLLLAEMPGWLGDVAAVTGWAFTWWGVGLYWLAGAQYVLQTRALVVRDRAGGGETDETGTTTQEAP
- a CDS encoding DUF881 domain-containing protein, which translates into the protein MSENRPDPGGAARRAPVDASMTLLNEVMHRPLDPGYADAAARRAAGQSPHRGRTGTVTLVALAVVLGVVTTAAAVELRAPQPGVIAARETLEQEILDRQGAAEELTARGAELSGEIEQLQGAALSGASADVLQGLQEEGALTGTQAVEGQGVVVTLDDTSGGLSSDTVDANSLVHDSDLQRVVNALWAGGAEAVAINGQRLTGLSAIRSAGDAVLVDLQPLVGPYRVEAIGDPDTLRTSLLRSGTSDYLQILGTQYGIRSSVTTQSRLDLPGRSAPTLFFAKGPAAPVDSDTPAGSTDGTTDGTTDGSGTGPDAHETGQEIVE
- a CDS encoding small basic family protein, translating into MIAVVGLVVGIVAGLVLQPTVPVSLQPYLPIAVVAALDALFGGLRARLDGLFDDKVFLVSFLSNVVVAALIVFLGDQLGVGSQLSTAVVVVLGIRIFSNAAAIRRHIFKA
- a CDS encoding DUF881 domain-containing protein; this encodes MSVTRDPQDPRDAAATDVTPDAAPDAVRERAEQTSHGTAADVVAAQPDPVGTDQDLVEADTAPDPERQPEGQEEPAAARATTGEAVDDAADATGAEAGDPTDAPAREPDVAPETDREVDQEGAVDDGSSGDQERDVPPAPGADPEDDPAGAAPPESADGNTEAPDHAPDDAVAPDDDPHPDTPQPDTPRDDTTTEGTTGTEGSTPEEPPATTGTIGAVGRHGSPTRPEPRGLRGLGRALRPRASRSQIVVGVLCALLGFALVVQVSQTQEDQLSSLRQSDLVRLLDDVTQRSGELEDQVSSLESTRDELQSGSGRERAALELAEQQAETLGILSGRLPAEGPGVEIEVVEGAEPLDAFALFNVLEELRNAGAEAMEVNGVRLVASSYFEDSAEGVVVDGQTISSPYRWNVIGDPSTLETALEIPGGAMASLRADGARTTITQQDRVEVAATVEPGAPQYATPVPADE
- a CDS encoding FHA domain-containing protein, translated to MSVPGGPEVPNRAGSDTTVSFGRIEAPIEEGVQPGGLSPEEHAAVAALPRHSALLIMQRGPGQGSRFLLDAERTVAGRSERADIFLDDVTVSRKHAEFVREGEHFLVRDVGSLNGTYVNRSRIDAVALATGDEVQIGKYRLTFHASPHAGAPAGGTAPRS
- the ftsR gene encoding transcriptional regulator FtsR, giving the protein MNASTGAAHATAPEPADGAEQWPQGISRRATMRISDVLRALRAEFPNVSHSKLRFLEEQGLIEPVRTASGYRQYSPADVERLRFVLVEQRDRYLPLKVIKERLAALDAGTDVEVLAPRLATSDGEPGSAAVRQRYTVDALVSAAGVERDLVEGLIQAGVLRQAPGGQLDARSLDVVVLAAGLAEYGIEPRHLRSLRTAADRHVSLVHQVVSPWRGQQSASARAHAGTVASEVGELCAQLHTVFVRQGIDDLTR
- a CDS encoding bifunctional nuclease family protein, producing MVPVEVLGVRQQQRDQEIVVLLLDDASELVVPIVIGPREASAIAMAQAGLPTPRPMTHDLLRDLLDAVGVRLERAEIVALDGGIFFAELVLSNGVRLDSRASDAIAVAVRTGSPVLCSAEVVATAGVEVVDVAQQEEVEKFRDFLDHVQPEDFSVDE
- a CDS encoding MerR family transcriptional regulator, which produces MNSSGEASVGAGATVPHGAQGLLFGEDITEQDTTTGYRGPTACRAAGITYRQLDYWARTGLVEPTVRPASGSGSHRLYSFRDILVLKVVKRLLDTGVSLQQIRTAVEHLRERGVDDLAQITLMSDGASVYECTSPDEVVDLVQGGQGVFGIAVGRVWREVEGTLAELPTESLEDEGDAAVSPQDELAQRRRARSAG